A region of Primulina huaijiensis isolate GDHJ02 unplaced genomic scaffold, ASM1229523v2 scaffold23605, whole genome shotgun sequence DNA encodes the following proteins:
- the LOC140967150 gene encoding dirigent protein 22-like → MATTFAVKFTSTIIITFFLSATFIPAGKSQEYFARKVSRQEMSLGRQKLSHLHFYFHDIVSGRNPTAVRVAEAAVTNSSVTSFGAVVMMDDPLTVGPEMSSKIVGRAQGIYASADLNNLGFLMVLNYAFTEGKFNGSTLSILGRNAVFSGVREMPVVGGSGVFRFARGYAQARTHTLDLKTLDAVVEYNVYAFHY, encoded by the coding sequence ATGGCCACCACTTTCGCTGTGAAATTCACTTCCACCATTATCATCACTTTCTTTCTCTCTGCAACTTTCATTCCTGCTGGAAAGTCCCAAGAATATTTCGCAAGGAAAGTATCCAGACAAGAAATGAGCCTCGGCAGACAAAAACTCAGCCACCTCCACTTCTACTTCCACGACATAGTGAGTGGGCGAAACCCCACCGCCGTGCGTGTAGCGGAGGCCGCCGTCACAAACTCCTCCGTCACCAGCTTCGGCGCAGTGGTGATGATGGACGACCCTTTGACTGTTGGCCCAGAAATGAGCTCTAAAATCGTGGGGAGAGCACAAGGGATATACGCGTCGGCCGATTTGAATAACTTAGGGTTTTTGATGGTACTGAACTACGCTTTCACGGAGGGGAAATTCAACGGCAGCACGCTCAGTATATTGGGGAGGAACGCTGTTTTCTCCGGCGTGAGGGAGATGCCGGTGGTGGGCGGCAGCGGTGTATTCCGGTTTGCGCGTGGGTATGCTCAGGCGAGGACTCATACTTTGGACCTGAAAACTTTGGATGCTGTGGTAGAGTACAATGTCTATGCTTTCCATTATTGa